From a region of the Mycobacteriales bacterium genome:
- a CDS encoding methylmalonyl-CoA mutase family protein, protein EEVAKFRAARRIWARVMREEFGAKDPRSWMLRFHTQTAGVQLTAQQPEVNLIRVTVQALGALFGGTQSLHTNSFDEAIALPTEKAARLAVRTQQVLAHESDLTSTVDPFAGSYAVESLTDDVEAAAGELMTTVEELGGAVAAIEQGYQKGQIEQAAYRTAQQIDAGERVVVGVNRYTAGSEEHYEPLRVDPAIETRQADRLAALRAERSAGDVKRALDDLRHAAEGTDNVLPPMKTALAAHATVGEVCHALRDVWGTYVAVDAL, encoded by the coding sequence CGAGGAGGTGGCGAAGTTCCGGGCCGCCCGGCGGATCTGGGCGCGGGTCATGCGCGAGGAGTTCGGTGCCAAGGACCCGCGCTCCTGGATGCTGCGGTTCCACACCCAGACCGCCGGTGTGCAGCTCACCGCGCAGCAGCCGGAGGTCAACCTCATCCGGGTCACCGTGCAGGCGCTCGGCGCACTGTTCGGCGGCACGCAGTCGTTGCACACCAACTCCTTCGACGAGGCGATCGCGCTGCCCACCGAGAAGGCCGCGCGGCTGGCGGTGCGCACCCAGCAGGTGCTCGCGCACGAGAGCGACCTGACCTCGACCGTCGACCCGTTCGCCGGCTCGTACGCCGTCGAGTCGCTCACCGACGACGTCGAGGCCGCGGCGGGCGAGCTCATGACGACCGTCGAAGAGCTGGGCGGAGCGGTCGCGGCGATCGAGCAGGGTTACCAGAAGGGCCAGATCGAGCAGGCGGCGTACCGCACCGCGCAGCAGATCGACGCCGGCGAGCGGGTCGTGGTCGGTGTGAACCGATACACCGCCGGGTCCGAGGAGCACTATGAGCCGCTTCGGGTCGACCCGGCGATCGAGACCCGGCAGGCGGACCGGCTGGCCGCGCTTCGGGCCGAGCGGTCGGCGGGAGACGTGAAGCGCGCGCTCGACGACCTGCGGCACGCTGCGGAAGGGACGGACAACGTGTTGCCACCGATGAAAACCGCGCTCGCCGCGCACGCGACCGTCGGCGAGGTCTGCCACGCGCTGCGTGACGTCTGGGGCACCTACGTCGCCGTGGACGCGCTGTGA